One stretch of Miscanthus floridulus cultivar M001 chromosome 18, ASM1932011v1, whole genome shotgun sequence DNA includes these proteins:
- the LOC136524156 gene encoding uncharacterized mitochondrial protein AtMg00810-like, protein MTLLKRILRCVRETTSLGLHLRASVDLFVMAYSDADWACCPDTRRSTSSFYVFLGESLVSWSSKQQPAVSRSSAKAEYQAVENAAGECIWLRYLLDELHCAISKATVAYWDSVSAVCMSCNPIHHKHTKHIELDIHFVR, encoded by the coding sequence ATGACCCTACTCAAGCGGATTCTTCGCTGTGTCCGCGAGACGACGTCGCTTGGCCTCCACCTACGCGCGTCCGTCGACCTCTTCGTCATGGCCTACTCTGACGCCGACTGGGCGTGTTGCCCGGACACTCGGCGTTCTACATCTAGTTTCTATGTGTTCCTCGGCGAGTCGCTTGTCTCTTGGTCCTCCAAGCAACAGCCGGCCGTGTCCCGCTCCAGCGCCAAGGCTGAATACCAGGCGGTGGAGAACGCGGCAGGTGAGTGCATCTGGCTCCGGTATCTGCTCGACGAGCTCCATTGCGCCATCTCGAAGGCTACGGTGGCATACTGGGACAGCGTCTCTGCGGTGTGCATGTCCTGCAACCCCATACACCACAAGCACACCAAGCACATCGAGCTCGACATCCACTTCGTCCGGTAA
- the LOC136524157 gene encoding putative disease resistance protein RGA3, whose protein sequence is MAGVGELLASAALKQVSGMLGTAIWKAVASQLKLGDDLNALKDTVDSIHEGMVKLEKRLMKDGDVRVWMRELKAAAYDMEDMIMEFEGDILRNRDGSSPRAISIPVKLRLTMPGKLKDMKRRLENIEKLRRFDLMADTSSDDQDMIQMRATGPCLEEGIVGRDKDKAELMKLLQEDCKHAIIPIYGFGGLGKTTLAQMVFDDSTTKRDFDICVWVYVSTKFSNEKIGRSIISQVDEQGDQYDLPSVQKRVEMILSGEKYLVVLDDLWEENTSNLNQLKAMLKGGQHLDQKREITHQLFKDKAFPNGSEESDEFVKVGEKIVQKCGGVPLAVKSLGDRLLDMPLRKWEETLKSELWEGEHRAQEYLQELRQRSFLEATSASTSHDPYPTFEG, encoded by the exons ATGGCGGGGGTCGGCGAGTTGCTCGCCTCAGCGGCGTTGAAGCAGGTCTCCGGCATGCTAGGTACCGCCATCTGGAAGGCCGTCGCCTCGCAGCTGAAGCTCGGTGATGATCTGAACGCCCTTAAGGATACTGTGGATAGCATCCATGAAGGCATGGTTAAGTTAGAGAAGAGGCTGATGAAAGATGGTGACGTCCGTGTATGGATGAGGGAGCTCAAGGCAGCAGCCTATGACATGGAAGACATGATAATGGAATTTGAAGGCGATATTCTGAGAAATAGAGATGGCTCAAGTCCCAGA GCGATCTCCATTCCAGTGAAGTTGCGGCTGACCATGCCTGGCAAGTTGAAGGACATGAAACGAAGATTGGAAAACATAGAAAAGCTGAGGAGGTTTGACTTGATGGCGGACACAAGCTCTGACGACCAGGACATGATCCAGATGCGGGCTACAGGCCCCTGTCTCGAAGAAGGTATCGTTGGGAGGGACAAAGACAAGGCGGAGTTGATGAAGCTGCTGCAAGAAGATTGCAAGCACGCCATCATCCCTATCTATGGCTTCGGTGGTTTGGGTAAAACAACTTTAGCCCAAATGGTTTTCGATGACAGTACAACTAAGAGAGATTTTGATATCTGCGTCTGGGTTTATGTCTCCACAAAATTTAGCAATGAAAAGATTGGTCGATCAATCATCTCCCAAGTAGATGAACAGGGCGACCAGTATGACTTGCCCTCCGTGCAGAAGCGCGTGGAGATGATCCTAAGTGGAGAGAAGTATCTCGTCGTTTTGGATGACTTGTGGGAAGAAAACACAAGCAACTTGAACCAGTTAAAAGCAATGCTGAAAGGTGGCCAGCATCTGGATCAGAAAAGGGAAATAACGCACCAG CTATTCAAAGATAAAGCGTTCCCAAATGGATCTGAAGAATCTGATGAATTCGTAAAGGTCGGTGAGAAAATAGTACAGAAGTGCGGCGGCGTACCGTTGGCAGTCAAATCCCTTGGGGACCGTCTGCTAGATATGCCGTTGCGCAAGTGGGAAGAGACGCTCAAGAGTGAGCTGTGGGAAGGCGAAC ATCGTGCTCAGGAATACCTGCAAGAACTTCGTCAGAGGTCATTCCTAGAGGCTACGAGCGCCTCTACCTCG CATGATCCTTATCCTACTTTTGAGGGCTGA